From the Maioricimonas rarisocia genome, one window contains:
- a CDS encoding DUF1549 and DUF1553 domain-containing protein: protein MTHAPENHDAATSAADPELERLLCDAYDAPPVPASLYTRIEQAVEKEWGTPIRQTSRRNDGSAGKWPRGARWAHARLVPIAACVITAVVIGLVMNGNSRVYAWSTVVDAFARRGLVQLDGTDSSRWLALSEGLMSQQTSAVSCLVDTRERVILEHRKGTSTVQRRPAPPGDDASSRNLLCLAFVCGDAVSDPGQLAGARLVDEEWKSHKVDGDDQVRLRVRFALPSSEKLTLDLTLDPHTSLPHTASVRRNAREYTTVAFSYPATSAAGELRQRAIPEDATFVDVSADEPLLLMASVSTDSTSPTAGREDTGRNSGVELAAIERNTSAVSTPPMEGIPSRWKPVEPVDRSTRQVVAGIDRVLEELWARNEIEPTVPATDEELLRRVYLDLAGRTPSVTEVRSYLNDPSASRYEDLVEHLLTGPDHASHLATVWRRFLIPEGVDLSRFGGIEAFDRWLADRFASNDSYDEVVRSLLLAEGRLSQSGPLLFYSAVKLDADQLASRTSRVFLGMRLECAQCHDHPFEPWTQQDFWRFAAFFGQISRPQAELETVSTVMRVRDIDRGEVMLPDSDTIVPPGFLDNKPLRAADQTTARRQQLAEWLTGADNPYFARATANRIWGQMFGRGIVDPIDDFGVQNPPRSPELLDLLASQFISSGFDLRELFRVIALSRAYRLSSGADTIDEERVEWFAQMNIKTLTAEQVYDCIAVATMLDGAGAINVERFGNTSRQEFIQQFRTPTGRSTEYLGGIPQALTLMNGGLISSATGLSSSGLLKSLEAPFFTNRERIEVLYLATLSRQPRPDEWELLDSYITESTRGVELREGLADILWALLNSAEFTLNH, encoded by the coding sequence ATGACGCACGCACCTGAAAATCATGATGCCGCAACCTCGGCGGCCGATCCGGAACTGGAACGGCTGTTGTGCGACGCATACGACGCGCCGCCCGTTCCGGCCTCCCTCTACACCCGCATCGAACAGGCGGTCGAGAAAGAGTGGGGGACGCCGATTCGGCAGACATCCCGCCGTAACGACGGTTCCGCAGGCAAATGGCCCCGCGGCGCACGCTGGGCTCACGCACGGCTGGTGCCGATCGCGGCCTGCGTGATCACGGCCGTCGTCATCGGGCTCGTCATGAACGGAAACTCCCGCGTCTACGCATGGAGTACCGTCGTCGACGCGTTCGCCCGCCGGGGCCTGGTTCAGCTGGACGGTACGGACAGCTCTCGCTGGCTGGCTCTTTCCGAGGGGCTGATGTCGCAGCAGACGTCTGCGGTCTCCTGCCTGGTCGATACGCGAGAGCGGGTCATCCTCGAACACCGCAAGGGGACGAGCACCGTTCAGCGCCGCCCGGCTCCTCCTGGCGACGATGCCAGCAGTCGCAACCTGCTCTGCCTGGCGTTTGTCTGTGGCGATGCGGTCTCCGATCCCGGACAACTGGCCGGCGCACGACTTGTCGACGAAGAGTGGAAATCACACAAGGTCGACGGGGACGACCAGGTTCGTCTCAGGGTCCGCTTCGCTCTGCCGTCTTCGGAGAAGCTGACGCTCGATCTGACGCTCGACCCGCACACAAGCCTGCCACACACCGCGTCGGTCCGTCGCAACGCACGCGAATACACGACGGTCGCGTTCTCGTATCCTGCGACTTCCGCGGCGGGCGAACTGCGACAGCGGGCCATTCCTGAAGACGCGACGTTCGTCGATGTTTCTGCCGACGAGCCTTTGCTGTTGATGGCGTCCGTCAGCACTGACAGTACATCTCCGACGGCAGGCCGCGAGGACACCGGCCGGAATTCGGGAGTCGAACTGGCTGCAATCGAGCGGAACACCTCCGCCGTTTCCACCCCGCCGATGGAAGGAATACCGTCCCGCTGGAAGCCGGTTGAGCCGGTTGATCGCTCAACCCGGCAGGTCGTTGCCGGCATCGATCGAGTGCTCGAAGAGCTTTGGGCCAGGAACGAGATCGAGCCGACGGTCCCGGCGACCGACGAGGAACTGCTTCGCCGGGTGTATCTCGACCTTGCCGGCCGCACGCCCAGCGTGACCGAGGTTCGGTCGTACCTGAATGATCCCTCCGCGTCCCGCTACGAAGACCTGGTCGAGCATCTACTGACCGGCCCCGATCACGCCTCACATCTTGCAACGGTCTGGCGACGGTTTCTGATTCCTGAAGGAGTGGACCTGTCGCGGTTCGGTGGCATTGAGGCGTTCGACAGGTGGCTGGCCGATCGGTTCGCCAGTAACGACTCGTACGACGAAGTTGTCCGCAGCCTGCTGCTGGCCGAAGGTCGGCTGTCACAGTCCGGTCCGCTGCTGTTCTACTCAGCCGTCAAGCTCGATGCAGATCAGCTGGCCTCACGCACGTCCCGGGTGTTCCTCGGCATGCGGCTGGAATGTGCCCAGTGTCACGACCATCCGTTCGAGCCCTGGACCCAGCAGGACTTCTGGCGGTTTGCCGCCTTCTTCGGTCAGATCTCCCGGCCGCAGGCCGAGCTCGAAACGGTCTCGACCGTCATGCGGGTCCGCGATATTGACCGCGGCGAGGTCATGCTCCCGGACAGCGACACGATCGTTCCGCCCGGCTTCCTCGACAACAAGCCGCTTCGGGCGGCAGACCAGACGACGGCCCGCCGTCAGCAGCTTGCCGAGTGGCTCACCGGTGCCGACAATCCATACTTCGCCCGGGCCACGGCGAACCGGATCTGGGGACAGATGTTCGGTCGTGGCATCGTCGATCCGATCGATGATTTCGGCGTGCAGAATCCTCCCAGGTCGCCCGAACTTCTCGATCTGCTCGCGTCGCAATTCATCAGCAGCGGGTTCGATCTGCGGGAACTGTTCCGTGTGATCGCTCTCTCACGGGCATACCGTCTCTCCAGCGGAGCAGACACGATCGACGAGGAACGGGTCGAATGGTTCGCCCAGATGAACATCAAGACGCTGACTGCCGAACAGGTCTACGACTGCATTGCGGTCGCCACGATGCTCGACGGAGCAGGCGCGATCAATGTGGAACGGTTCGGTAACACGTCGCGGCAGGAGTTCATTCAGCAGTTCCGCACCCCGACCGGTCGCAGCACCGAGTACCTTGGCGGCATTCCCCAGGCGCTGACGCTCATGAACGGTGGACTGATCTCCAGCGCCACCGGCCTGTCGAGCAGCGGCCTGCTGAAGTCACTTGAAGCGCCGTTCTTCACCAACCGCGAACGGATCGAAGTCCTCTACCTTGCCACGCTCTCGCGGCAACCCCGCCCGGATGAGTGGGAACTTCTGGATTCCTACATCACCGAGTCCACTCGCGGCGTCGAGCTTCGCGAAGGACTCGCCGACATCCTCTGGGCGCTGCTCAACAGTGCGGAGTTTACCCTGAACCACTAG
- a CDS encoding AAA family ATPase: MNRLNATSPKPPHVSDNGHVPKLLDGDVAEAVDRMHEQLTELRGQLAGIIVGQEDVSEQLLTALLCRGHCILQGMPGLAKTTLIATLASLIDLTFRRVQFTPDLMPGDITGTEVLEEDHTTGKRIFRFVEGPLFGNVILADEINRTPPKTQSALLEAMQERQLTVCGKTYKLPDPFFVLATQNPVETEGTYPLPEAQLDRFLLKVHIHYPDREQEREIAIRQTTDYHFETRTVLHGDDIRRMQALVRSVVVSDHVYSAALDLVRSTRPEEGTMPADLQQMVQWGAGPRATISLLMAAKARALLNRRCHATTADLIAVALPVLRHRIILTFNAEAAGVDSDSVLTRIVEATKSLHKPAAESKA; this comes from the coding sequence ATGAACCGCCTGAACGCCACATCTCCCAAACCGCCGCACGTCAGCGACAACGGACACGTCCCTAAACTGCTTGATGGCGACGTCGCCGAAGCCGTCGACCGCATGCACGAGCAGTTGACCGAACTCCGGGGTCAACTGGCCGGCATCATCGTCGGGCAGGAGGACGTTTCCGAACAGCTGCTGACGGCACTGCTCTGCCGCGGACACTGCATCCTGCAGGGAATGCCCGGTCTCGCCAAGACGACCCTCATCGCAACACTCGCCTCGCTGATCGATCTTACGTTCCGCCGGGTGCAGTTCACTCCGGACCTGATGCCCGGCGACATCACGGGAACCGAAGTCCTCGAAGAAGATCATACGACCGGCAAGCGGATCTTCCGCTTCGTCGAAGGGCCGCTGTTCGGCAACGTGATCCTTGCCGACGAGATCAACCGGACGCCGCCCAAAACCCAGAGCGCCCTGCTCGAAGCCATGCAGGAACGGCAACTGACCGTCTGCGGCAAGACGTACAAGCTGCCCGATCCGTTCTTCGTGCTGGCGACTCAGAACCCGGTCGAGACCGAGGGAACCTATCCGCTTCCCGAAGCGCAGCTCGACCGCTTTCTGCTCAAGGTTCACATCCACTATCCCGATCGCGAGCAGGAACGGGAGATCGCCATCCGGCAGACGACCGACTACCACTTCGAAACCCGCACCGTACTGCATGGCGACGACATCCGCCGCATGCAGGCGCTGGTTCGAAGCGTGGTCGTTTCCGATCACGTCTACTCGGCGGCGCTCGACCTGGTGCGCAGTACGCGTCCCGAAGAAGGGACGATGCCGGCGGACCTCCAGCAGATGGTCCAATGGGGCGCCGGCCCGCGAGCGACGATCTCGCTGCTGATGGCTGCCAAGGCCCGGGCACTCCTCAACCGACGCTGTCACGCCACGACGGCCGACCTGATCGCCGTCGCACTTCCCGTGCTGCGACACCGCATCATCCTCACATTCAATGCGGAAGCCGCCGGAGTCGATTCTGATTCGGTCCTCACCCGTATCGTGGAAGCGACGAAATCGCTGCACAAACCGGCCGCCGAATCGAAGGCCTGA
- a CDS encoding RNA polymerase sigma factor has protein sequence MTENELVQGLRERDPAAIQQLNESWLPSIWRFVYVRVGRDQHLAEDIVSESVLALIRTAADPASEIRNLGGWLRSVATHKVNDHFRAVARVQHLIDKAGQTAATHIDDDPAADQEREERRADIRDVMDGLPDKHRMALEWKYVEKLSVGEIAARLKVTVKAAESTLFRARREFRERFSRKENRDPPDGAVAPVPAAQSSEQVNGEQFHGEQGDSDHGNGDQGSGEMPAESTGPSAHHQDGGTGMDAPVPVTTGNGTARS, from the coding sequence TTGACCGAAAACGAGCTAGTCCAGGGACTGCGCGAACGCGACCCTGCGGCGATCCAGCAACTGAATGAGAGCTGGCTCCCGTCGATCTGGCGGTTCGTCTACGTTCGTGTGGGACGAGATCAGCACCTGGCGGAAGACATCGTGAGCGAATCGGTCCTCGCCCTGATCCGGACCGCGGCCGACCCGGCCAGCGAAATCCGCAATCTGGGCGGCTGGCTGCGATCAGTGGCGACGCACAAGGTCAACGATCATTTTCGGGCCGTCGCACGCGTCCAGCATCTGATCGACAAGGCGGGACAGACGGCGGCCACACACATCGACGACGATCCGGCAGCCGACCAGGAACGGGAAGAGCGCAGGGCAGACATCCGCGATGTCATGGACGGACTGCCCGACAAACACAGGATGGCACTGGAGTGGAAGTACGTCGAGAAGCTGAGCGTCGGCGAGATCGCAGCCCGGCTGAAAGTGACGGTCAAAGCGGCCGAGTCGACGCTCTTCCGGGCACGACGCGAGTTTCGGGAACGGTTCTCCCGCAAGGAGAACCGTGATCCTCCGGACGGAGCCGTGGCCCCGGTTCCTGCGGCACAGAGCAGCGAACAAGTCAACGGCGAACAATTCCACGGCGAACAAGGCGACAGCGATCACGGCAACGGCGACCAAGGCAGTGGCGAGATGCCGGCGGAATCAACGGGACCCTCGGCGCACCATCAGGACGGAGGCACGGGCATGGACGCTCCGGTTCCTGTCACTACAGGAAATGGCACGGCACGGTCATGA
- a CDS encoding EF-hand domain-containing protein, with protein MNRLRSDANTYWGMTRRQLSWLSTRAIAVVLCLPVTAITADDTMLPLVAPVRTLGAPTDAPQNVMNVSPLAPASSEPAPLPGTRLPQYQLGHEHRELPTEEERSDPRLRLILALPDQPLLIEATITLDGEPFRMLREQRVQEAFEQAQQPRPQEPQENTSETDAAGDTGTEDAAKDEATSDSTDADTETDTTTDARTDGTDADADPPQGDSPDNAAEESDNDAEEEDGVDDAQDEAPDGDAGEEAEKPVTPPTVPPYSVANNVAERLRRHREATGRPPTLQEVRWILTNWVDGPELLMLNDGFQRFRANQRPVYLVLDRDRDGALSAEEIAEAKESMRECDLNRDDVIEYEEIGRVAADPRNQAAMSSGPGAILFQVPDAQSAQRVYRRMVEQYRDPTRTSASTVPRFDENADGQFDDDELAALHEAEPDLRITVAFDSRDPEQSSLQLTAVSQQFAEVAKSGRADASSLLLTVNGSPLEIAAVQSPSPDQVSIGAIVDGYPLLSQIDPTPDGRLTIRDRRQLVERLNDLDTNADGQITADEMRSTTRICFGRGPIVDNVLASLRNARTDVPSTVVTGPEWFVRMDRNRDGDVTRSEFPGNDEQFAALDADGDKLVSAAEAVAFESSSETSADE; from the coding sequence ATGAATCGACTACGTTCTGACGCCAACACGTACTGGGGAATGACCAGGCGGCAGCTGTCGTGGCTGTCAACGCGGGCCATCGCGGTTGTCCTCTGTCTCCCTGTCACGGCAATCACTGCCGACGACACGATGCTGCCGCTGGTCGCCCCGGTACGAACGCTCGGCGCACCGACCGACGCACCACAGAACGTCATGAACGTTTCCCCGCTCGCGCCCGCCTCTTCGGAGCCGGCGCCGCTTCCCGGAACCAGATTGCCCCAGTATCAACTCGGGCACGAACACCGCGAACTTCCGACTGAGGAAGAACGTTCTGATCCCCGATTGCGTCTGATCCTCGCGCTCCCCGATCAACCACTGCTGATCGAAGCGACGATCACTCTCGATGGTGAGCCCTTCCGTATGCTGCGGGAGCAGCGGGTCCAGGAAGCCTTCGAGCAGGCACAGCAACCCCGCCCACAGGAACCGCAGGAGAACACGTCCGAAACCGACGCCGCGGGCGACACCGGGACCGAGGACGCTGCCAAAGACGAGGCCACCTCGGACAGTACCGATGCGGACACAGAGACAGACACGACCACAGACGCCAGGACAGACGGCACTGACGCCGACGCTGATCCGCCGCAGGGCGACAGCCCGGACAATGCGGCCGAAGAATCCGACAATGACGCGGAAGAAGAGGACGGCGTCGATGACGCTCAGGATGAGGCACCGGACGGTGATGCAGGCGAGGAAGCGGAGAAGCCCGTGACACCCCCTACCGTCCCGCCCTATTCAGTGGCGAACAATGTGGCGGAACGGCTTCGCAGACACAGGGAAGCGACCGGCCGCCCGCCGACGCTCCAGGAAGTCCGCTGGATCCTGACCAACTGGGTCGACGGGCCGGAGCTGCTGATGCTCAATGACGGTTTTCAGCGTTTTCGAGCCAACCAGCGACCGGTGTATCTCGTACTCGACCGTGACCGCGACGGGGCACTCTCGGCAGAGGAAATCGCTGAAGCGAAGGAATCGATGCGTGAATGCGACCTCAACCGCGACGACGTGATTGAGTACGAAGAGATTGGCCGAGTGGCAGCCGATCCCCGCAACCAGGCAGCAATGAGCTCCGGCCCCGGTGCGATTCTGTTCCAGGTTCCGGACGCACAATCCGCTCAAAGAGTCTATCGCCGGATGGTTGAGCAGTACCGAGATCCCACCCGAACGTCGGCTTCAACCGTACCCCGGTTCGACGAGAACGCCGACGGGCAGTTCGATGACGACGAACTTGCCGCACTGCACGAGGCAGAACCGGACCTGAGAATCACCGTTGCGTTCGATTCCCGGGACCCGGAACAGTCTTCGCTTCAGCTGACTGCGGTCTCGCAGCAATTTGCAGAAGTCGCGAAGTCCGGACGTGCCGATGCGTCGTCTCTGTTGCTGACAGTCAATGGATCCCCCCTCGAGATTGCGGCCGTGCAGTCGCCGAGTCCCGATCAGGTTTCGATCGGAGCGATCGTCGATGGCTACCCGCTCCTCTCACAGATCGATCCGACACCGGATGGACGACTGACCATCCGCGACCGCCGACAACTTGTCGAACGCCTGAACGACCTGGATACCAACGCCGATGGGCAGATCACAGCGGACGAAATGCGATCGACGACCCGCATCTGTTTCGGACGCGGGCCGATTGTCGACAACGTGCTCGCCAGCCTGCGAAACGCACGAACCGATGTCCCCTCGACCGTCGTGACCGGCCCGGAATGGTTTGTCCGCATGGATCGCAACCGCGATGGCGATGTGACCCGTTCGGAATTTCCCGGCAACGACGAACAGTTCGCGGCACTCGACGCTGACGGCGACAAGCTGGTCAGCGCCGCGGAAGCCGTCGCCTTCGAAAGCAGCTCCGAGACCTCGGCAGACGAGTGA
- a CDS encoding DUF58 domain-containing protein, giving the protein MISLLKSRRTPAPEDAGPQAAPAAGELVDPGVMDEIRHLELISRTVVDGLLAGKHRSTTKGGCCEFAQHRQYAPGDEIRQIDWQIYARNDRYFVRQFEEETNLHAIVALDTSGSMKFGLSTDSKLEYSRRAAACLARLLLHQRDSVGAAVLNDERPLFAPPRQNASHLQAILSVLQTAQAGGSGSLGSQVRACIPRLRRRGMFILFSDCFGDLGDLAKALRVVRARGHDVVVMQVLAPEEVHFNFRHWSSFQSLETAGQKINLDPAAIRDEYLRRIRAFLEQLEETVTGLGGDYVRITTNHSLADALGWFLRSRMARA; this is encoded by the coding sequence ATGATCAGCCTGTTGAAATCCCGACGCACGCCGGCCCCCGAAGATGCCGGCCCCCAGGCCGCACCGGCCGCCGGCGAACTGGTCGACCCCGGCGTGATGGACGAAATCCGTCACCTCGAGTTGATCTCCCGAACCGTGGTCGACGGACTGCTGGCGGGCAAGCACCGCTCGACGACCAAAGGGGGCTGCTGCGAATTCGCCCAGCATCGGCAATACGCTCCCGGTGACGAGATCCGCCAGATCGACTGGCAGATCTACGCCCGCAACGACCGCTACTTCGTCCGGCAGTTCGAAGAAGAAACCAACCTGCACGCGATCGTCGCGCTCGATACCAGCGGGTCAATGAAGTTCGGTCTCTCGACCGACAGCAAACTCGAATACTCCCGCCGGGCAGCTGCCTGCCTGGCACGCCTGCTGCTGCATCAGCGCGACTCGGTCGGTGCCGCCGTCCTCAACGACGAGCGGCCCCTTTTCGCTCCGCCCCGACAGAACGCGTCGCACCTGCAGGCGATCCTGTCGGTGCTGCAGACGGCACAGGCCGGCGGTTCAGGAAGCCTGGGAAGTCAGGTCCGGGCCTGCATTCCTCGCCTGCGTCGCCGCGGCATGTTCATTCTGTTCTCGGACTGCTTCGGAGATCTGGGCGACCTTGCCAAAGCGCTCCGGGTGGTCCGCGCCCGCGGCCACGATGTCGTGGTCATGCAGGTTCTCGCCCCCGAAGAGGTCCACTTCAACTTCCGTCACTGGTCCTCGTTTCAGTCACTCGAAACGGCGGGGCAAAAGATCAACCTCGATCCCGCTGCGATTCGCGACGAGTACCTCCGCCGCATCCGGGCCTTCCTCGAACAGCTCGAAGAAACGGTGACCGGTCTCGGCGGCGACTACGTCCGCATCACCACCAATCATTCACTTGCGGACGCGCTGGGATGGTTCCTGCGCAGCCGCATGGCGAGGGCATAA
- a CDS encoding DUF1501 domain-containing protein: MNMQFTRRHFMGALAAGIGGASASGWFPAFADQLAAHPERRRHCILLWMSGGPTQTDTWDMKPNHENGGEFEEIQTAAPGLRFSEHLPKLAAMADKLAVLRGLSTKEGDHGRGTYLMRTGQTPMGPFQYPSIGSSLANQLGNREITLPGYVSVGPYRAFNQDAFGPGFLGPRFGPLVVGATDIPGAMTNNDQGFPELKVQSLERAAGITDGRMDKRLELWRNLQADFLATRAGAAKTHNMVYQGAVQLMNSSDAKAFDLSEEPEELREEYGRTVFGQGCLMARRLIERGVAFVEVSLGTSSGGPGWDTHTNNFTAVEQLSGVLDSGWATLMRDLEDRGLLESTTILWMGEFGRTPTINPNAGRDHFPAAWSTVLAGGGIAGGQAYGQTSEDGTAVVDGKVGVGDLLATLCSALGVDPGEMQMSNTGRPIPITDGYPVKAVLS, from the coding sequence ATGAACATGCAGTTCACCCGACGACACTTTATGGGCGCTCTCGCGGCCGGAATCGGCGGTGCCAGCGCCAGCGGCTGGTTCCCTGCGTTTGCGGATCAGCTGGCCGCCCATCCGGAGCGTCGGCGGCACTGCATCCTGCTCTGGATGAGTGGCGGTCCGACACAGACCGACACCTGGGACATGAAGCCGAATCACGAGAACGGCGGCGAGTTCGAAGAGATTCAGACCGCCGCCCCGGGCCTGCGGTTCAGCGAGCACCTGCCGAAGCTGGCCGCCATGGCCGACAAGCTCGCCGTGCTGCGGGGACTGAGCACCAAAGAAGGTGACCACGGCCGGGGCACCTACCTGATGCGAACCGGCCAGACGCCGATGGGGCCGTTTCAGTATCCCAGCATCGGCTCATCGCTCGCGAATCAGCTGGGGAACCGCGAGATCACGCTGCCCGGCTATGTGAGCGTCGGACCGTACCGGGCATTCAACCAGGATGCCTTTGGCCCCGGCTTCCTCGGCCCCCGGTTCGGTCCTCTTGTGGTCGGTGCCACCGACATCCCCGGCGCCATGACCAACAACGACCAGGGGTTCCCCGAACTCAAGGTGCAGTCTCTCGAGCGCGCGGCCGGCATCACCGACGGCCGGATGGACAAGCGTCTCGAACTCTGGCGTAACCTGCAGGCGGACTTTCTCGCCACCCGCGCCGGAGCCGCAAAGACGCACAACATGGTCTACCAGGGGGCGGTGCAGCTGATGAACAGCAGCGACGCCAAAGCCTTCGACCTCTCGGAAGAGCCCGAAGAACTTCGCGAAGAGTACGGACGCACGGTTTTCGGTCAGGGGTGCCTGATGGCCCGGCGGCTGATCGAACGCGGTGTGGCGTTCGTCGAAGTCTCACTGGGAACCAGCAGTGGCGGTCCCGGCTGGGATACGCACACGAACAACTTCACCGCCGTCGAACAGCTCTCCGGCGTCCTCGATTCCGGCTGGGCCACGCTGATGCGGGACCTCGAGGACCGGGGCCTGCTCGAATCGACAACCATCCTCTGGATGGGGGAATTCGGTCGCACTCCGACCATCAACCCGAATGCCGGTCGCGATCACTTCCCGGCCGCGTGGTCGACCGTTCTGGCCGGTGGAGGCATTGCCGGCGGACAGGCGTACGGCCAGACCAGTGAAGACGGCACCGCCGTCGTGGACGGCAAGGTTGGAGTCGGAGACCTGCTGGCGACGCTGTGCAGTGCCCTGGGAGTCGATCCCGGCGAAATGCAGATGTCCAATACCGGTCGTCCGATTCCGATCACCGACGGCTACCCTGTCAAAGCGGTGCTTTCATGA
- a CDS encoding BatA domain-containing protein: protein MSFLSFAFLAALPLAAAPILLHLFDRRRNVVIEWGAMQFLMEAATRRTSARKLKQWLLLLMRVMAVAALVLALARPMLPGSWFAGSERTETVFVIDNSMSMLRTVDDISLFDKAMAQAAETLDGIEAGHSVRILLASPYPVWATPGSVRIDSKSRELVRDSLENARPTDGGSDLLSALFTAAQAEIPPTQQNRRIILLTDGQASDWNMADDAGWSRLQDVLKSSAVPTQLEVVELGEDVREAANVAVDRIRTSRTVVGVHQTFSLTAELQNHGRQSSPPGTLAWTVAGKEQHESHVPALGGGKSTDVLWKHSFERTGVYAISCHADADDALAPDNRATVVVEVVDDIPLLLLETAPDLAEFQRDAFFTQAALGWLEGEQLSARGVHVPTLVDPERLDRMNLDEYRAVVIPNLQDLPEETVLALRDFVYNGGGLWIALGPRTDVEAFNEHFFADGDGLAPLAIEGMVDEEASQDDPDADAVKIDPFASEHPATAQLAETDQLDTGDVTVAQRFRFVPPPEGEPVSTLLGLTNGQPLAVEQYFGRGRVIVQAVPLRLQWSTLAKSQAFVVMVHDWLAYLTQPRATRHNLAPGEPISVHVADASIRDATLRTPHGEEVQVTADAAGDGVVLRTSRTILPGDYLLELGISGDGIPFHVNRDATESNLATLTAGDHKRLAAIAGVAHGDAEAALNRAVQTEPLWPLLLTLVIALILFELILSGIIARERFGTAPIEEATEPSGLPTGANAASFRNSGIGATPPASAQREEPLAATTNTN, encoded by the coding sequence GTGAGCTTCCTGAGTTTCGCCTTTCTGGCGGCACTGCCGCTGGCTGCAGCCCCGATTCTGCTGCACCTGTTCGACCGGCGTCGCAACGTCGTGATCGAGTGGGGGGCGATGCAGTTTCTGATGGAAGCCGCCACCCGCCGGACCAGTGCCCGCAAGCTGAAACAGTGGCTGTTGCTACTGATGCGGGTGATGGCCGTCGCCGCCCTGGTGCTGGCGCTCGCGCGTCCGATGCTGCCCGGAAGCTGGTTTGCCGGCAGCGAACGGACCGAAACGGTCTTCGTGATCGACAACTCGATGTCGATGCTGCGGACCGTCGACGACATCTCGCTGTTCGACAAGGCGATGGCACAGGCCGCCGAGACTCTCGACGGGATCGAAGCAGGTCATTCGGTGCGGATTCTGCTCGCCTCGCCCTATCCGGTCTGGGCCACCCCCGGCAGCGTGAGGATCGACAGCAAATCCCGCGAACTGGTGAGGGACTCGCTCGAAAACGCCCGACCGACCGACGGCGGCAGCGATCTGCTCTCGGCACTCTTTACCGCCGCCCAGGCCGAGATTCCTCCCACGCAGCAGAACCGACGCATCATCCTGCTGACCGACGGCCAGGCGTCCGACTGGAACATGGCGGACGACGCCGGTTGGAGTCGGCTGCAGGACGTTCTCAAGTCATCAGCCGTGCCCACGCAACTCGAAGTCGTCGAACTGGGCGAGGACGTGCGCGAGGCGGCGAACGTCGCCGTCGACCGCATCCGGACAAGTCGCACGGTCGTCGGTGTCCATCAGACGTTCTCGCTGACGGCCGAACTGCAGAACCACGGCCGTCAGTCGTCGCCGCCCGGAACGCTGGCATGGACGGTCGCCGGCAAAGAACAGCACGAGAGCCATGTGCCGGCTCTTGGCGGCGGCAAATCGACAGACGTGCTGTGGAAGCATTCGTTCGAGCGGACTGGCGTCTACGCGATCTCCTGCCATGCGGACGCCGACGACGCGCTCGCTCCCGACAACCGCGCCACGGTGGTCGTCGAAGTGGTGGACGACATCCCGCTGCTGCTGCTCGAGACCGCTCCCGATCTCGCCGAGTTCCAGCGCGATGCGTTCTTTACGCAGGCGGCATTGGGGTGGCTCGAAGGGGAGCAGTTGAGCGCCCGGGGCGTGCACGTCCCCACCCTCGTCGACCCGGAACGGCTCGACCGCATGAATCTCGACGAATACCGGGCGGTCGTGATCCCCAACCTGCAGGACCTGCCGGAAGAGACGGTCCTGGCGCTGCGGGACTTCGTGTACAACGGCGGCGGACTCTGGATCGCCCTGGGACCGCGGACCGATGTCGAAGCCTTCAACGAACATTTCTTTGCCGACGGAGACGGTCTGGCCCCGCTCGCAATCGAGGGTATGGTTGACGAAGAGGCTTCGCAGGACGATCCGGACGCAGACGCTGTGAAAATCGATCCGTTCGCGAGTGAGCATCCCGCGACGGCCCAACTCGCAGAGACCGACCAGCTCGACACCGGCGATGTCACGGTCGCGCAGCGATTCCGTTTCGTCCCTCCCCCGGAAGGAGAGCCGGTCTCGACCCTGCTCGGCCTGACCAATGGCCAGCCGCTGGCGGTCGAACAGTACTTCGGCCGCGGGCGCGTCATCGTGCAGGCCGTGCCGCTGCGACTGCAATGGAGCACGCTGGCCAAATCGCAGGCGTTCGTCGTGATGGTGCACGACTGGCTCGCTTACCTCACCCAGCCGCGGGCGACACGTCACAACCTCGCCCCCGGCGAACCGATCAGCGTCCATGTCGCCGACGCCAGCATTCGGGATGCCACACTTCGCACGCCTCATGGCGAAGAAGTCCAGGTGACTGCCGACGCAGCCGGCGACGGGGTCGTCCTGAGAACCAGCCGCACAATCCTGCCGGGCGACTACCTGCTGGAACTGGGCATCTCCGGAGATGGGATTCCCTTCCACGTGAACCGGGACGCGACCGAGTCAAACCTGGCTACTTTGACGGCAGGCGATCACAAGCGTCTGGCCGCCATCGCGGGCGTTGCGCACGGCGACGCCGAGGCCGCGCTGAACCGCGCTGTGCAGACCGAACCACTCTGGCCACTGCTTCTGACGCTGGTGATTGCACTGATTCTGTTCGAGCTGATCCTATCGGGCATCATCGCACGCGAACGATTCGGCACCGCTCCCATCGAAGAAGCAACCGAACCGTCGGGCCTACCGACCGGAGCCAACGCAGCCTCCTTCCGAAACAGCGGGATCGGAGCAACGCCGCCGGCATCCGCGCAGCGCGAAGAACCTCTCGCCGCCACGACGAATACGAACTGA